Proteins encoded together in one Amphiprion ocellaris isolate individual 3 ecotype Okinawa chromosome 14, ASM2253959v1, whole genome shotgun sequence window:
- the LOC118470136 gene encoding uncharacterized protein LOC118470136 encodes MNVSEIHHGTLKMYGGFIFKQWKKRFLLLTAEGSLLVCHDVSSPPDQLVQLQGGCDAIVEGKEILDLPKLPSGGCRDCCFALILPQNKYLLLLAETPADCSQWVNTMKKVKKSLSSPLSPCKRHQVIPPHISLRDLVPEQILDKDPPTPPVSDTESPSPGPMTCASPKEKGQNSPRSKYYKGGPYSVGCLRHGTVSNAQAMKAVYLLMGGAAASSAMGYLGACSPSNLEAKAADLPINANFSGMGPAGAYHTGNPALDSPHYNSFDFEVADSDFDAFDCGGFTF; translated from the exons ATGAACGTCTCGGAGATACACCATGGGACGCTCAAGATGTATG GTGGATTCATTTTCAAGCAGTGGAAGAAGAGGTTTTTGCTGCTAACAGCTGAAGGCAGTCTGCTGGTGTGTCATGATGTGTCGTCTCCTCCTGACCAGCTGGTGCAGTTACAAGGCGGTTGTGATGCAATTGTGGAAGGCAAGGAGATCCTAGACCTGCCTAAGTTACCCTCCGGTGGATGCAGAGATTGCTGCTTTGCTCTGATTCTCCCTCAGAATAAGTACTTGCTGCTGCTGGCTGAAACCCCTGCAGACTGCAG TCAGTGGGTGAATACGATGAAGAAGGTAAAAAAg AGTCTCTCATCACCTCTCAGTCCCTGTAAGCGACACCAGGTGATTCCACCGCACATTTCTCTCCGAGATCTGGTGCCTGAGCAAATCCTGGACAAAGATCCGCCAACTCCACCCGTCAGCGACACAGAGTCTCCCTCCCCAGGGCCCATGACCTGTGCTTCCCCAAAAGAGAAAG GCCAGAATTCTCCCCGCTCAAAGTATTACAAAGGAGGCCCGTATTCAGTGGGGTGTCTGCGTCACGGCACCGTCAGTAATGCCCAAGCAATGAAGGCGGTTTATCTGCTGATGGGAGGAGCTGCTGCCTCCTCTGCTATGGGATACCTTGGCGCATGCTCACCCTCTAATCTGGAGGCCAAAGCTGCTGACCTGCCAATCAATGCGAATTTCTCTGGCATGGGACCAGCAGGAGCGTACCACACCGGCAACCCCGCACTCGACTCCCCACACTATAACAGCTTTGACTTTGAGGTGGCAGACTCTGATTTTGATGCTTTTGATTGTGGTGGATTCACTTTCTAA